gaaaaatttttgaaccagtttttcaaaagttaaaaaaaaaccaaatttGCAATTTGGAATAAAGTATTTATCCACAAGGTGTCATCTCAGAAAACACAATCCTATTCATGGTAAGGAAAATGAAACCAAGCactttataataaataatgatattGGCAGTCTTGCAGGTCCTGCTACTGTGTTTATATTCGAGACAGCTGGTGAAGGAGATTGGATGGAAGAATTGCCTCCAGCTTCTCTAAGATGTAGCTGATGGGAAGGTACACCCAACTGAGAACCTGTGTAGAAAAACAAGATATGTCCATGAATAATCACAGCAGACagaggaaataaatgaaaaactattAACTGCTGTTTGCCAGGTACAAATCTCCAGACTAAAGCTGCAGTCAgagcagcaagagctggattccaGCACatgatttcattggtcaacAGCCTGATAATAGCAGCAAGCAAGTGCTTTAAGGGTCCGAGTCTAGACGGCACCAGTCCTGGGTTAGAATCAGTAATTTTGCAAAGTGATGACTTTATTGTAGCaaaattttatcattaataaaattTAGTATGAACAGTGGATATGGACCTGGGGTGGTAAAATGCTGGAACATCTCACCCATTCCAAATCTTTGCACAAAGAAATACCGATGATGCCTTAGGTTTGTACCATCTGGATTCAACATATTTTCTTGTCCACCTTTATCGTTCAGTTAGCGTTGGATTGGTGTTGTGTCCACACCACACCTGGCCTAAGCCAAAGTGCAGCAACCTGTGCAAGGTTTATCCCAGAACATCACATCACCACTGTCACCCAATCAGAGATGATTATATATAATgttaagaatattacacttatgtGATAGCATGTTTATAACATGTTATATGGATGCAAGAAAATAAGAGGAGTCAGGTCAGGAAAATGACTGACTGAAAGTAGAGATAAGTTTGACAGAAGCCATAATGTTTGCACAGCATGTAACCTCCATCCAAATTAGGCCTCTTTGTATCTTTAATACCATAACAGATTTGCAGAACTCACCGTCTTGGCAATAAAGCCCATTGGTTCTGGATACTGATGAGTCAAGAGAGCCAACAGTGCCGTGAACGAACAGAGACCagcagtaaataaaataaaaaatggcaGCTCCTTCTTCGGATAAACGGATACTTCATGGAAGGCTAAACAAGGGGgggaaaaaacatgtatttattacataacaaaaaaaattatacaaactgTATAAACAGTTACTGAATTGATACAAATGATAAATTTCTCTCCATGCAGTTAATAAAATGGTTTCTCATGAATAGGGGAATTGTTATTTTCGATGTTATGACATCATGGTGATGTCCCTTTGTGCTGGaaagttgttgttttacagcACTGGAGGGttaatcagtgcattttatcATTGCTTGGTAAATACAATACTGAGTATTATCTACAAAACATCActttaatttatataatttccTTAAAAATCCAGTGAAATGAATAATTTAGGAAATAAAAGTCACTGATTAcagataatatttataattattattattaattattaaatataGCAGCCAAGGGCTAACACTGATTAGCTCTCAAGTGCTGTAAAGTCATTGTGCAATGGGACACCACCATGATGTGTCACAAGGTCAAGTTTCAAAACCTGCCCTGAACTGATCTATAGGTATGTTTGCATCCAAATTTAAGTAGATGAACATTATGATAAGAAAGGATGTAAACAAGCttaaaataagaataaatatgataacaaataaaaagtatTCCCAATGCTAAATCTTGGTTTCCATTgcacaggtttttttttctttttttcatcttcCTTCTTCCTGAGAATATCATTTCTGATGCAGACTACTAGGCTGACTGTTGACTGAAGCAGGCAATTTAATTCCTGCATCAGAGATTTTTTATTTACGGCCACTTTTGCATTCTATGAATTACTACACAGTCAGATCACTTGAGATAAATCTCAGGTTTCTGAAGAGCTCCACTCACATGGTAAGAGTTCTCGGTCTGCACTTTCTGTACATGTGGGGTATGGATAGAACAGGTGCCCTTTCTCCAGGGGGTACGGAATCATCCTGAATGCTGAAAATATACCAGAAATTCATACTTTTGGTGTGTGTCATGTATCCCAATGATGTGTTGcacacctttttatttttctgcacCTATTAgcacaaacatgtaacatttaacaaaaaagcACATAGTGCAGTATCTTAGGTACCATGTCAAAGAGCAAAAAGAGTAAATTATTACCAGAATAATAGAGGCATCAGTGTGCAATAAGTTTACTTTGTTACCAAAACTTCCAATTCACGTGCCATTTacaatatttgttttacaatctATATTTgaattataaaaacatgtcttTTGAAGTCAAGTAATGAAAAGCAGTGTTAAGCAATGACTTActgccttcccatgtacagtgAAGAAGGTTGAGGGCCCCATCTACCCTCTTCCAGTGTGGCAGATGGAAAAAGGCATAGGCCACAGCCTCACTGTCACCTCGCTTCAACAGGTGCCTCTGCTGGAAGGATTAAGCTTTTCATTTCTAGAAgatactgaaaatgaaaacccAAACCAATCAATGAACAGTTAAAAGACAATAAATGCCATAAGCACAGTTGAACTTCAGTATTaagaatatttatacatgaatgcaACTGAACAATGTGACAAGTGTATGAAAATCAGAAATGATAAGAATGCATGAACGAATGAATGCCTGAGCTTTAACTTCCTACTTTTTTCAATCAAATCataatcatacgatgaagagTCGTTAGATGtgtgctgtgtcttcttgaggcaggcAAAATGTTGCCGCCCCTGAAGAATCAtgtggaagacaccagacatgaaaccccacccagtcaaattatactgacactgggccaaccagtcctgtttcctttctctaaccctTCAATGCTGAGCGTCAAATGAAACAGcaacaagtaatattttaaaagtttttggtgtgacctgacccaggtttgaccctgggtctcccaactttgaggcGGATGCTCTTACAATTAGGCCACCGACGCTGTCGAGAAAGGATAAGAAGACTAGTTTGAAAAGCATGAGTGCACCTAATGTATTAGACATTAACAGATTTTTGAAAAAGattcatacattttgtttttaaaatgtaatgtaGACCCAAGCCCGTTGATCCTGAGAGAGTTAAGTTCACTGAAATATAACACTGTTATTCTACTTGACTTCTACACGTTTACGAGGCtatgtacaaaacaatataaCTCTGATGATCCCAATGACCTAAACAAAGCATGGGCCAAGGACAATTCTGCAATACAAATAGCTGAATATAGTGAATAGCTGGAAGATTTGCCATTATTTCCTGcaccaacttaaaaattatttccaggcttgggTACATGTTTGGTGATAAATGCCAAGACAGTTCAAATATcatcaataatttttcaaaaatggaTCAAAGTCATTGAAATTGAATTGGGTTTCTCCACAATGTCAAAGTGTTCATGTTATATCAGTTTGGTAAATCTGAACATATAGATATAGTGCTTATAAAGAAATGAACTCATGGAGGCAAAATAACCAACATTGGTTGTCGGGTGAAAAAAGGCAGATGATGTGACATTTAGGCCAATGATGTGACATTAAGACAAATGATTTGACATTAAGGCCAATGATGTGACATTAAGGCCAAACTACAATATCCATGACTGAGATGCTTACCTTCGGTACATGTGGATTGAACTCCACAGCTCGATGGATGGCCTCTACTGCTGTCATCTCTGCTGTACTAAGACCACGCTTTGATGCTATATCTGGAGAAAAtctgaaccaaaaaaaaaaaaataggaactACAGCTACACagtactaccctaattcctacACCTTTTTTCGCACACAAAAGAACAACTTTCCATaaaatttaagcacattttcaCCTTGGCattggagacaaatctacacTGGTTGAATTGTcgtttcaaggcttcacaaaaagtataatttcatcagtctacacagaataatgccttcagaatatgcttgaataaacaccttgcaaccttttgacaaggttgaagaattacagtataacaGATCATAGTTTTGTATCCAATTAATTCCTAGTCCTTGTTAGATATCCAAATGAGACTActatttaataaaaacaatgtgCAGAATGGATTTGCACTAAACTATTGTTTAGTCTGATTAGCATAGTAACATAACCCAACACATTATTAACCATCTccattatttaaacaaaatttataatcAGTTCGTGAAACTACAGTACATTGCCTTGCTACCACCCTAACATTTTTTCAGACAATAAAAGCCATTTGTATTACTTATGAAAACAACATTCTTTGAACAGACAAACTAAAGCTACAAGGCCATGAGTATATTGTGTCTTAAAACTTATGAAACttcaattacaaaaatatttaatgaaatcaTAAATTCCACATTGGAAGCTACCTAAACAACCATATTCCTAATTGAACACATTAATTGAACATTACATCTAATTTATCAATTCATTCATTAGACTAACTCTAATAAGAAATTCTTCCTTATGACCAAGTacctgctattttttttttatttcaagatCGTTTGAGCTGGGTGAAAATTAATGACCTAAATCTTTCATTAATGAAAAATTAAGACAATAAGACTAGTTCATGcaagttatttgtttttttttatttgaaaagtgGAGTTGTTGAGAAGGCAGTGGTGGACTCACTTGTCTGCTACTGCTCTGGCTTTGAGTAGCGCTGCTGTGTAACAGATCGTGGCAGACTTGGGTAAAGTGATATCTGAAAACAATCAGGATGTAAACAGGGTACTGGTGAGAGTCTGAAGAAACCGGCAAGTGAACAGCCCAGTAACAGCTCAATGATTTAGTTACTCATCCCTTGACAGCTACACCGGGCAGGTGTGCCACACTGAAGAGGCTGACTGACAGAcacaacccccaccccctcacccCACAGGAGATCTAccctctacatgtacctcagggGCCCCACTTTCCCCCTCACTCCATTACACCATCTGGGCTAATTTCTGAACCCTTTAAAACTGATACAGGCATGTGGAGAGCTCAAGAATGTAAACCCTGCTGCTTACATGAAATCTCAGTCACTGGTACTGTCACACCAGTTCCTCATAACAGCCCACTAATTTCGCTATCAATCTCCCCATCCCTCATCCCAACCAAGTCCTTACCCTCCTgaagatactgtacatgtacatccttttTTCTATTACAAAGGCTTCAACTATATTATTTTAGAGAGAAACCTGTacaaatcatttcattttcatcagCGAGACTAATTAACAGGACATAGTATTCTGGCATTCAATTCTGAGTTTAGGAATAAAAGTAAATTTATAACCCTTGATACAACTTCCTGTCAGAATCACAAAGCACCTAAAAAATGGGTGTAATGACGGtacattttaattctttttctcCAGAATATGTTTAATCAAACTATAAATCAATATGTTTGAAGTATTTCATTAATACCTTGCAAATCTTTTGTGCCAAAGAATGATTCTGTCAAATCTATATTCTTTATAAGAGCTCTCTGGAATATGCAATGCACCAACTCATTTCGATCCATAACTGTTTAAGGATGGAATTTTAAATAGGAATAGAAGAGTTGATTAATCAGAAGGAAATAAAGTTGAAAACTGTAAATTAACGTCTTTAATTTTTACTTTCGATGTCAAGATCCACTTCTATTGAATGTGTACTTCTGCTGGTGACCACTTTCTAGGGCTGAATGTGAGGTTGAGTATGACAGTTTACAAAGCGCAAGCCCAGGAATATTTCGCCACTTTACGGTATACTGAGATCAGTATCCACCAAGAACCCGGGCTGATTGACAGCCTGTGTGTAAGGCCTTTAAGGTGTGAGAAGAGACAAGGGCTGTCAATGTTGGAGCCTAGACTTGGGGGAGGTGTTACCCAGTTCTGTCAGCCTactgagaaaacaaacaaacattgcaGTCTGTATGGAAACCAACAGGATCAAGTGCTCTTACCCTGGAATTGGTTACTTTGCTCGATTTCAAAACCTGACAAGAATCACAACCGAATACCTTCACATCCTCCACCACCAACAATGGTTGGTCGTAAAACTGAGAAGTTCACCCGcaacttatatatgtatttaattccaCTTAATTTGATTTCTTAAGAAAGTGACcactaaaataatgattaccaTATGTGGTGATGAAGGTAGCCTGAGGAACCCTTAGAGAGATAAGCAGTTCAAATGAAAGAGAGCAaacaatttccaccagattccTACCACTGTACATGTTGCACTGTCTAATAGAAGCCAagaatttttaaatgttaaactttcAAATATGAATGTATGCCATAGGATTTTTCAAGTCATCCATTTTCAGCAAGAATAAGAGCAAAGTAATTCTGCACACAAAAATAATACccatttaaaatacataaatgaataaggAACAGTGTGAATATTTAAAACCTCCCATAAAAACAGGAGCTAGGTGTTTTGAGCTGGACTCATAATAGATTTTTGATTCCAACTTTCATTTACTCATGTGATAAATCTCTCCATCTAACATTTGGTATTTTCAAGCCTAAAAAGTTCGACTTCCACATCAAGCCTGATCGGTTCTACTTGCACATCAGTCATGCACCAGAGATAGTAATgtacaaattaataaatctttGGTATTCTGCTGCAGTTGCgaattattcattttgttacTAGAAACTCTTACACTCCTCCCCCTCCCACACACATATATTTGTCGATCCAGTAACAACCTTactgaagaaaataataaatgtatgtgacaATGAATTCACATAATTTGTAGCATTTATAGCACTGAGTATTTTCAGATGCTTGTAACTCACCATCGTATTTTGCCAGTACTGCCTGTACATCAGCATAAGCCTTGCAGTTCTAACAAGGCCTCTATAAGGTTCTCATGAATGCTAAACAGGTTCAACATAGGAAACTCCTTCATCAACTGAAAAATACcatacaaatatgcaaaaaattatgataaaatattgctaatataaatataaatataaatgtaatttccagtaaataaagaaaaaaaattacatgtaaaatttcaaacaatatGGTTTCGACGTGTCCCAAATTTCAGGAGAGGTTtcaagagttatgtcccttctTCTCAATGCTCAACATAGGTGGACTGTCTCAATAAAAGAGGTCCACGGAATTCTGTACTTTTAATATGTGGTGGGGGTTGAACTGTCAAACCTGGCCATGTCACTGAATGGCAGCGGACCAGACTCAGGTGAGACGTACCTTGTGACTGTACAATTGAAATTACTGATGCTAGAGTTCATGACTAAAGTAGACTGAGCCCCTCACTCACCAGGTTTACTGTACAGACATGCCAAAGTGTNNNNNNNNNNNNNNNNNNNNNNNNNNNNNNNNNNNNNNNNNNNNNNNNNNNNNNNNNNNNNNNNNNNNNNNNNNNNNNNNNNNNNNNNNNNNNNNNNNNNNNNNNNNNNNNNNNNNNNNNNNNNNNNNNNNNNNNNNNNNNNNNNNNNNNNNNNNNNNNNNNNNNNNNNNNNNNNNNNNNNNNNNNNNNNNNNNNNNNNNGTACAGACATGCCAAAGTGTGTCCAAGAATTGAAGCTGCAGTCAGCTAAATATACATTGTCGTACGAAAGTGAATCccaaatttatttgatgaaagCTGCACTGTACTGGCAAATAAACTATACAACAATGTTGTGAAGTTAATAATACTacatatattgtaaataatacTACATACATGGCAAATAACACAATTAGTTTGAAGTGTTACTTACATCTCTCATCATTTTCACAGCCTCTCTGACCCGTCCTAGTTTTCTAGCACACATGGCTATCCTACGCTttatatataccagtacattTGTGTCCCTTCCTGtcgagaaaataaaacataaaaattacctGTGAGTATAAACAGATCGCAGCCTAAACTTAATACCTATTTCCTCTCCAAAGTGAGTCTGATATGTAAAGAATTTTAAATGCTGGCACGTCACACCAAATGGTTAGCACATCTGTAAATTGAACTTGGTGTTCTGAGGACATGTGacaaataattattaaatagATGTACTTGGTGTTCTGAGGTAaataattatttgactggtgtcaaTAACTGTATAGCTTTTGGACACCAGAAGCAAACCCTTACTATGAGTTGCTTCGTGGGATGCACTCGAGTTCTGTGTCTGTTGAGATTTTTTGTAGTTCGACTCTGCACATTTCAGGGCTTGCTTGAAAAGTTTTTCAGCCTgaaaccaaaaaaagaaaagggcataataaatcaaaaagtaaGAAGCTAATATAACTGAAACTGCTGTAGCTTGTCTCTCAAATCACTAAACCTACATGTCCAGTACACACAGCTACAATAGTGTCATGGCCTTCTAGTGACTATCAATTTAGCATGTTTGATGATGCATAGACATCTTTGTTATAACTTACCAAGACATTAGGATGTAGAATATGTACCCTACTCTTGTAAAGTTTTATTGTATAATTTGCCGATTAACTATTGGAATAGACAGAATGGTGTGTGTAGCATTTACCTCACATTGTTTTGGACTTAAGTAAACTTTATGTAAATACCGAAATATCTTACATTATTTCCCTCAGTGATTATTCAACCATTATCATAGTGAACATTCGATCATTATCATAGGATGCCATCTTGCCTGTATGTAAGTTAGTCTCTGACTAATATGGTGATGTGTATACTTTTAGGTATATGTATCGCTGCAAAATATTCTTTCTTAAATGCAACTTAATTCAAACTTaacttttgtaatatttttacataCTGAAATCTGAActaaatctgattttttttacccGATACTTTGTAGCTgcattttggggacaaaacaaATTAATCCTCAAAGGAAATGCAGAGCACGAGACACTACAGGCCTATAGAACTGGATGGTTATCCTCCCGCATTTAATAGTCTGACACAATGACTGTTTATGATTAAAAGGGTTTGGTTGCTAAAAAATACCAGTGGTGTCAGAACTGATTATTCAACATTTGATGATTTATCACAATCGCCATCCTGATCTATCAACTCTATATATTTCATCTGTTGAAACATATATCTGGAGAATAGGTTGAATGTAACAATATGGTTTATTAGGTTTTGAGGAACTGGTGTCTCTGGAACAAACTGGTGTTACAAAAGCAGGCCAAAGGTCATCATGTTGAGTTCAACAGAATCTAGGCTAGGGCACCCACTATTGGCTGCACATTTAAAGTTTCACTGAATTCAGTTCAGTAgttttacagatacatgtataatgcacaTGATTTGTGGGAATGAACTAATTACAATAAGGATGCCATAATGGTTTTAGAAAAATCAGTTACTTTATCAAGACAAAATATCATCCAAGTAACATATTCAAATTATTCATGCAGAGTATAGACtaggagaaacaaaatttaccAAGCAACACAAAGTTTCTACAGCCATACAGTAACAGATCATTTATGTTTCGCATATTTACCTCTAAAATtgtactggcttcctcttcagccagTAAAATCATAGCTGTGCTACACCTGTCGGAAGAAAAAATtcctaatgtacatgtatatctatacatCATTCTCTGAAACACATCACGGGTGGGAAATGGCAACGTTATTTACACAGCTAAAAGCTGTTAAGACCAAAGAATAGCGCGTTATCCTAACGCAGTCTAAAATTTGTTTTGGTCGTAATTAGACATCATTCTGATGAAGAGATTCCGGGAAATAAACAGATAACGTACTCTTGATTTTTCTCCAGCGCATCATGTGCTGCCTTTATTCTGGACTGTGGATTTCGTTCCCGCCATGCCATTTGCATAACTGAAAATCAAttcataaaatgtcaaaaagttaTCTTTTGGTCAATTAACAGGAAACAACACTTGAATTTGAAGGTTTCGCTCAATACAAATTGAAAGAGCAGTATCCATGCAGGTACCACATGCTCATcaatgtaaaaagtacaagtaaacacaaacataaatgcATACAGAAAGACACACCTTAACAGCTGCATAAATGGACAGACAACTGGAGAAGACTAAATAGTTTGCTTTAATGGATTGTCTGTATTTTCAGGATTCACTCTACAGCTAAATATCTAGCATTGTAGCAAGAAATGTTAGAAATGAATCTAATTAGCAAAGATCTGAAAATCAGAACAACGATAGGAAGGTTGTGAAATATGTTAAAGGATATATTTTAAATGCTACTAACACTGCTACATCTGCACATAAAGTCAATATGACTAAATTGTCAAATTAAGCCAAGTACTGAAGTACAAACTCACTCTCATATTCTTGCTTTCCAGCATCTGTGTCACACGTGAAGAATGTTTGATGATCTTGTGCAGATAAATTCATATCATAATACGTTAGGGGTTCTTTTCCCGTGGCCCAATGGAACCGTAGGTACTCAGAACCCCTAAACAGACTCAGCGGGTTCCGCCATACTTTACATTCTGTAAtgaaaagacaataaataatgtaattacATTCAGTAAGAAGACAGAAATGGTGTCTTTATGATTGGTGATGAGAATAGAGAAATGGTGCCTTTACAGTCAGGGAGACCACAGAAATGTTGTCTTTATCTTTATTACATCGGGAAATTTAATTAATGGTTTTCAGATTCTGAAATGACAGTAATTGGTACTTTACACAATGCCATTACaaagtaccctaaatgacaatgaatttcatccatgactaagttgcccatttttctgattctgatagttctattgagtttagaaagatgttttgaggtttgcttggaacatggggtgatattctactggaaaattgtaagttttagcaccaaaaataatattttgtgacacttatttacctctaaaaatgcaatttagTGGGTGAAATTTGGGTGGTCATAAAGGGTCATGTAAGTAATGATAAGTAGAAATCTTGATTATATTTAGACAAAAATTGTGACTTCCTATTCTAAAGTACAAAGTACTGTGGATATCtactttgttatacatgtatgctacaatGTCATGCATAGATAATGTACTGTAAAGTGCATAAGGGTGCAAAAATAATATGCGTATCACAAGATGTGCGGGTTTTAAAAAACTTTCGAAACATGAAGTTTCTTGTACTCTTTATCAGTGTATGGTAtgtcatgtgatacatgtacagtacagctcaagctaaaagtcaaaaccagaCAGGAGATTAGCACAATCCTAGAGGTCTTGTAGAGAGTTTGTAGACAGCTCTGAGACAGTCACACTGCAGAGTCAGTGATCCGTCCAAGGTCACTGATAACACACATGTGGCTGAGCATTGGTAGGCCTATGCCCTGGCTGTGGGAAGTTGACAATGGAAAATTTAGTCCTTTGTTACAATGATTTAAAAGAATTTTGACTCACACCATACATGAAACggaagtttcattttttttttacgtggcAATGTTCTTTTAAAGTAGTGATTTACGAGTGAGTCCATGTGAGATTGGTCATAGATCACCACAACTGCTCATTCTTAGTTTCTCTTAAAAGTGGACAAATATCTTGCTTCTGTCATCTACCCTATAGACACTAGGCctacttagtcacgctgttcaaattatacgaatacattttttgttgttcattttagcgtttagtctgCAGTTTCTAAATCAAAAATATCAGACACTGCTAAATA
Above is a window of Liolophura sinensis isolate JHLJ2023 chromosome 7, CUHK_Ljap_v2, whole genome shotgun sequence DNA encoding:
- the LOC135469605 gene encoding LOW QUALITY PROTEIN: suppressor of tumorigenicity 7 protein homolog (The sequence of the model RefSeq protein was modified relative to this genomic sequence to represent the inferred CDS: deleted 2 bases in 2 codons), translated to MAGFMSRGFDKVKTWIAWSWTYLWAVWFALVIFVVYVLRGPLKLSENFSYATMFLNTLTPKFYVALTGTSSLISGLILIFEWWYFKKYGTSFIEQVSLNHISPLLGSTENGDANANNNSAGNTQQQSTMPECKVWRNPLSLFRGSEYLRFHWATGKEPLTYYDMNLSAQDHQTFFTCDTDAGKQEYEIMQMAWRERNPQSRIKAAHDALEKNQECSTAMILLAEEEASTILEAEKLFKQALKCAESNYKKSQQTQNSSASHEATHRRDTNVLVYIKRRIAMCARKLGRVREAVKMMRDLMKEFPMLNLFSIHENLIEALLELQAYADVQAVLAKYDDITLPKSATICYTAALLKARAVADKFSPDIASKRGLSTAEMTAVEAIHRAVEFNPHVPKYLLEMKSLILPAEHLLKRGDSEAVAYAFFHLPHWKRVDGALNLLHCTWEGTFRMIPYPLEKGHLFYPYPTCTESADRELLPSFHEVSVYPKKELPFFILFTAGLCSFTALLALLTHQYPEPMGFIAKTVLSWVYLPISYILEKLEAILPSNLLHQLSRI